A genomic region of Capnocytophaga canimorsus contains the following coding sequences:
- the aroB gene encoding 3-dehydroquinate synthase, whose amino-acid sequence MVLQSIPADSYQIHFNEKGFDFLNELLKEKKYSKVFILTDSNTNAYCLPVLLADIVGDYPFEIIEIEAGEEYKNLETCQQVWMTLSDLGGDRKSVLLNLGGGVVTDLGGFVAATYMRGIDFVNIPTSLLAMVDASVGGKTGVDLGNLKNQIGVISNPLGVIIDSRFLATLPAQELRSGMAEMFKHGLIHSVSYWEKMRNLKDLDISDLDSLIYDSVIIKNNIVKQDPTEKGLRKTLNFGHTLGHAIESYFLSAPHRERLLHGEAIAIGMVLAAYLSYRVCGLSRATLEEVKLVLEEYFPKINIHNQEITEILNLLRFDKKNSHGKVNFVLLQTVATPKIDCNVEENVVLDAFEYYNR is encoded by the coding sequence ATGGTATTACAGAGTATTCCTGCAGATAGTTATCAAATACATTTTAACGAAAAAGGGTTTGATTTTTTAAATGAATTGCTGAAAGAAAAAAAATATTCTAAAGTTTTTATTCTGACCGATAGCAACACCAATGCCTATTGTTTACCAGTGTTGCTTGCTGATATAGTTGGTGATTATCCTTTTGAAATCATTGAAATAGAGGCGGGAGAGGAGTATAAAAATTTGGAAACTTGTCAGCAAGTTTGGATGACACTTTCCGATTTGGGGGGTGACAGAAAAAGTGTTTTGCTTAATTTAGGAGGAGGAGTGGTTACTGATTTGGGCGGATTTGTAGCTGCAACCTATATGAGAGGTATTGATTTTGTGAATATACCTACTTCGTTATTAGCTATGGTTGATGCTTCGGTAGGTGGAAAAACAGGAGTAGATTTAGGAAATTTAAAAAATCAAATAGGGGTGATTAGTAATCCTTTAGGGGTGATTATTGATAGCCGTTTTTTAGCGACGCTTCCCGCTCAAGAATTACGCAGTGGTATGGCAGAAATGTTTAAACACGGGCTTATTCACTCTGTTTCATATTGGGAAAAGATGAGAAACTTGAAAGATTTGGATATTTCAGATTTGGATAGCCTAATTTACGATTCTGTCATCATCAAAAACAATATTGTAAAACAAGACCCTACCGAAAAGGGACTGCGTAAAACCTTGAACTTTGGGCATACTTTAGGTCACGCCATAGAATCTTATTTTTTATCTGCTCCTCATAGAGAACGACTATTACACGGCGAGGCAATAGCCATTGGTATGGTACTGGCGGCTTACTTGTCCTATAGAGTTTGTGGTTTGTCAAGAGCCACTCTCGAAGAAGTTAAACTAGTATTAGAAGAATATTTTCCTAAAATAAATATTCATAATCAAGAGATTACAGAGATATTGAATTTATTAAGATTTGACAAGAAAAACTCACACGGAAAAGTTAATTTCGTGCTTTTACAAACAGTAGCAACCCCTAAGATAGATTGTAATGTAGAAGAAAACGTAGTGTTAGATGCTTTTGAGTACTACAATAGGTAG
- a CDS encoding endo-beta-N-acetylglucosaminidase family protein gives MKIHKIFLGTAIIAGSIMSCEKWTETERITFDNQNVDKVVHLMEAETEEDLNPHVREYYKKLREEYRNKPRVKGFGWFGNWSGKGDNPQNYLRALPDSVDFVSLWGTRGSLSIEQKKDLKFFQDVKGGKALLCWIVEDLGGPLTPVGKNRIQYWVNEKGGGVFNEGVKAYANAIADTIEKYNLDGFDIDYEPGYGHDGDLANQEDIQGDHPMQVFIETLSNRLRPKGRMLVMDGEPYLLSAETSKLVDHYIYQAYWESSTSSVIYKIENEHLQDWERKTIITVEFEQGWKQGGVSGYYSVRPEIRALPSNGGGRQILDYATLDLPSGKRIGGIGTYHMEYDYANKPQYKWLRKALYYGNQKIPGNFQ, from the coding sequence ATGAAAATACATAAAATATTTTTAGGAACAGCCATTATTGCAGGCTCTATTATGAGCTGTGAAAAGTGGACCGAAACTGAGCGTATTACTTTTGATAATCAGAACGTTGATAAAGTAGTACATTTGATGGAAGCCGAAACAGAAGAAGATTTAAACCCTCACGTAAGAGAATACTATAAAAAGTTACGTGAAGAGTATCGTAATAAACCTCGTGTGAAAGGATTCGGATGGTTCGGAAATTGGTCAGGTAAAGGAGATAATCCTCAAAACTATTTAAGAGCTTTACCTGATAGTGTTGACTTTGTTTCTCTTTGGGGAACGAGAGGTTCTCTTTCTATAGAACAGAAAAAAGATCTTAAATTTTTTCAAGACGTAAAAGGAGGTAAAGCACTTTTATGTTGGATCGTAGAAGATTTGGGGGGACCTTTAACTCCTGTAGGGAAAAATAGAATACAATACTGGGTGAATGAAAAAGGAGGAGGAGTTTTCAATGAAGGGGTAAAAGCCTATGCTAACGCCATTGCAGACACTATAGAGAAATACAACCTTGATGGTTTTGATATTGACTACGAACCTGGTTATGGGCATGATGGTGATTTAGCAAATCAAGAAGATATACAAGGTGATCACCCTATGCAAGTATTTATAGAAACGCTTTCTAATCGTCTTCGTCCTAAGGGTAGAATGCTAGTAATGGACGGAGAACCCTACTTACTTTCAGCAGAAACATCCAAACTAGTTGATCATTATATTTATCAAGCCTATTGGGAAAGCAGCACAAGTTCAGTTATTTATAAGATTGAAAATGAACATTTGCAAGATTGGGAAAGAAAAACAATCATTACTGTTGAGTTCGAGCAGGGTTGGAAACAAGGTGGTGTAAGTGGATATTATAGCGTTAGACCAGAAATTCGAGCGCTTCCAAGTAATGGAGGAGGAAGACAAATATTGGATTATGCTACTTTAGATTTACCAAGCGGAAAGCGTATAGGCGGAATCGGAACATACCATATGGAGTACGATTATGCTAACAAACCACAATATAAGTGGCTACGTAAAGCTTTGTATTATGGTAATCAAAAAATTCCTGGTAATTTTCAATAA
- a CDS encoding DUF1735 and LamG domain-containing protein, producing the protein MKKIIWCLGLVMISSCQEELYENETKDHLTKQAVFLNTNEPTIKFSLKENESKEVTVDIRSVIPVSSESHITVMTADKTQLEQYNSKYNTEYTVLPASMYNVSKQVTMKKGELVGKITLNVNQINFSDKEAYALPIKISSTSPTSVSGRDSAILIIEKELEPIVTKVYRFGGYEAGISNAFGADDIPVAQWTLEATVNRSAYNRNNRSIAGTKTADGNPKNEIFTRFGDVTIDPNQLQIKTGAAQIDVPKEKLAAKPNEWYSLAFTYDGKTTRVFVNGEEVVSREIRDGIYTLNGLWIGGANELVREVRFWKRAVPAKELKENYWKVLDPKKAEGLLFYYPMNGKKYDHETGEITEDESKIWDWSSSKAHLTKPSNSNFDDNKGKNYIFYPPKK; encoded by the coding sequence ATGAAAAAGATAATATGGTGCCTTGGCTTAGTAATGATTTCATCATGCCAAGAAGAATTATACGAGAACGAAACAAAGGATCATTTAACGAAACAAGCTGTGTTCTTAAATACTAATGAGCCTACTATTAAATTCTCGTTAAAAGAAAATGAATCCAAAGAGGTTACAGTTGATATTCGTTCCGTTATACCTGTTAGTTCTGAAAGTCATATTACTGTTATGACTGCCGATAAAACTCAATTGGAACAATACAATAGTAAGTATAACACTGAATATACAGTTTTGCCTGCTTCTATGTACAATGTTTCTAAACAAGTTACAATGAAAAAAGGTGAGCTTGTTGGTAAAATAACTCTTAATGTTAATCAAATTAATTTCTCAGATAAGGAAGCTTATGCTCTTCCTATAAAGATTAGTTCTACAAGTCCCACTTCAGTATCAGGACGCGATAGTGCTATATTAATTATTGAAAAAGAATTAGAGCCTATTGTAACTAAAGTATATCGCTTTGGAGGATATGAAGCAGGTATAAGTAATGCTTTTGGAGCAGATGATATCCCTGTAGCTCAATGGACATTAGAAGCTACAGTTAATCGGTCAGCTTATAATCGAAACAATCGTTCAATAGCAGGAACAAAAACTGCCGATGGGAATCCGAAAAACGAAATTTTTACTCGTTTTGGTGATGTTACCATTGATCCTAATCAGTTACAAATCAAAACAGGGGCTGCTCAAATAGATGTTCCTAAAGAAAAATTAGCCGCTAAACCTAATGAATGGTATTCTTTGGCATTCACATACGACGGTAAAACTACACGAGTTTTTGTTAATGGAGAAGAAGTTGTCTCCCGAGAAATTAGGGATGGGATATATACGTTAAATGGGCTTTGGATAGGTGGGGCCAATGAATTAGTTCGAGAAGTTCGATTCTGGAAAAGAGCCGTTCCTGCTAAGGAGCTAAAAGAAAACTATTGGAAAGTGCTTGATCCTAAAAAAGCAGAAGGATTGCTTTTCTATTATCCAATGAATGGTAAGAAATATGATCACGAAACGGGTGAAATCACAGAAGATGAAAGTAAAATATGGGATTGGTCTTCTAGTAAGGCTCATTTAACAAAACCTAGTAATTCAAATTTTGATGATAATAAGGGTAAGAATTACATTTTCTATCCTCCTAAAAAATAA
- a CDS encoding SusD/RagB family nutrient-binding outer membrane lipoprotein → MKRIIFTSLLLSVAVGCTSDFEEINTNAYGVTKSDEAKDGISYGAPFVRMQQLIIPIGPPEATTGPGNALQNTDLISSGNYIGYFGNNNNWGFRLEPSWNLEKGRMNYAYENFYSNFFQQWVEVKKALGDSEVLRDKQIVALAEILKVTAWLRATDVFGPIPYTSAGNGDIKPKLDNQKEVYYAMLSDLEKSLAVISSGGNILSSYDNVYNGDLSKWAKFANSLMLRIAVRMHFNDPQKASEYVAKAIAGGVMTDVSDEAKMGSTSKMKLLNPMIASVNEYSETRMGLTMWYYLDVYKDPRADKYFTKGTYDGESGFFAVVPTSRRGKNTGIDTPEFASKPNVNESSPIYWLRTSEVLLLKAEAALYGLGGLTSSEAKDFYEQGVKMSFIENGLSIADAETYLKREAEHKSVTENEYDYFYSYDISENNVSPKWNHISGNRSLQEQQLQKIITQKYLAMYPNAVEAWTEYRRTGYPLIMKYADEQAPKRINCPDCFVPERFKYSEDEYLKNPNLTQLPSLLNGEDQGGTKLWWVRPNRPQQK, encoded by the coding sequence ATGAAAAGAATAATATTCACATCTTTACTGCTTTCAGTTGCAGTTGGTTGTACATCTGATTTTGAAGAAATAAACACAAATGCTTATGGAGTCACAAAATCTGATGAAGCAAAAGATGGTATTTCATATGGAGCTCCTTTTGTAAGAATGCAACAATTAATAATTCCTATAGGACCTCCTGAAGCGACTACTGGACCAGGTAATGCCTTGCAAAATACAGATTTGATTTCATCGGGTAACTACATTGGTTATTTTGGAAATAATAATAACTGGGGGTTCCGCTTAGAACCTTCTTGGAACCTTGAAAAAGGTAGGATGAATTATGCGTATGAGAATTTTTATTCCAATTTCTTTCAACAATGGGTTGAGGTAAAAAAAGCTCTTGGTGATTCAGAAGTTTTACGTGATAAACAGATCGTTGCATTAGCAGAAATACTAAAGGTAACAGCTTGGCTTAGAGCGACTGATGTGTTTGGTCCTATTCCTTACACTTCAGCAGGAAATGGTGACATTAAACCAAAATTGGACAACCAAAAAGAAGTTTACTATGCAATGCTTTCCGATTTGGAAAAATCATTGGCAGTTATTAGCTCAGGGGGAAATATTCTCTCCTCTTATGATAATGTTTACAATGGAGATTTGTCAAAATGGGCAAAATTTGCTAACTCTTTGATGTTACGAATTGCTGTAAGAATGCATTTTAATGATCCTCAGAAAGCATCTGAATATGTAGCAAAAGCAATTGCAGGAGGTGTAATGACAGATGTCTCTGATGAAGCAAAAATGGGAAGTACCAGCAAAATGAAGCTATTGAATCCAATGATAGCATCAGTAAATGAATATAGTGAAACTCGTATGGGGCTTACTATGTGGTATTATCTTGATGTGTATAAAGACCCAAGAGCCGATAAATATTTCACTAAAGGAACTTATGATGGAGAATCAGGTTTCTTTGCTGTTGTTCCTACATCAAGAAGAGGTAAAAATACAGGTATAGATACTCCAGAATTTGCTTCCAAACCCAATGTGAATGAAAGCTCACCCATTTATTGGTTACGTACTTCAGAAGTATTGTTACTCAAAGCAGAAGCAGCTTTGTATGGATTAGGAGGACTTACTTCGTCAGAAGCTAAGGATTTTTATGAACAAGGGGTAAAAATGTCTTTTATTGAAAATGGACTTTCAATAGCTGATGCAGAAACGTATTTAAAAAGAGAGGCTGAGCATAAGTCAGTTACAGAGAATGAATATGACTATTTTTATTCCTATGATATATCAGAAAACAATGTTTCTCCTAAATGGAACCATATCTCAGGGAATCGTTCATTACAAGAGCAACAGCTTCAAAAAATTATTACTCAAAAATATTTGGCAATGTACCCCAATGCTGTAGAGGCTTGGACAGAGTATAGAAGAACAGGATATCCTCTTATAATGAAGTATGCAGACGAACAGGCACCTAAAAGAATCAACTGCCCTGATTGTTTTGTTCCTGAGCGTTTTAAATATTCTGAAGATGAGTATCTTAAAAATCCTAATTTAACGCAATTACCATCACTTTTGAATGGTGAAGATCAAGGGGGAACGAAACTGTGGTGGGTACGCCCAAATAGGCCACAACAAAAATAA
- a CDS encoding SusC/RagA family TonB-linked outer membrane protein, translating to MIDLLSRSNSKGKLGKFLLIALACGLWADAVYAKAEITSVREVVEQQTKKVSGTVTDESGQPLPGVSVFIKGTQRGITTDFDGNYQIQASQGEMLVFSYVGFVTQEKIVSSTGNELVINISLKEETQQLEQVVVTALGIKRQEKALSYNVQQVKSEELTRVKDANFVNSLNGKVAGVNIQKSSSGVGGQTKVVMRGAKSILGGNNVLYVIDGVPMGENTNRERGDQKFGTPASSEGIADFNSEDIESISVLTGPSAAALYGAAAANGVILINTKKGKEGKMKVNLSSSVEFSNPLILPEFQNTYGTSDLFFSWGDKLDTPSSLDPKKFFNVGTTYNNALNFSVGNKQNQTFVSAASITSEGIVSNNQYRRHNVLIRNTSSFLDDKLELDVSASYVRQFEKNMISFGEYFNPIVGVYLFPRGENFDWMKSFELYDMEKGYNAIQNRIPGDLGKDIQNPYWIMYRNVRPKVRDRYMFSGQLKYNIFKNLNIAGRVRLDNTYSKSEDKRYAGTLGAFAKEKGRYAYSQGTFKQKYADLIMNYNTSFADDFNLVVNAGTSFEDYDNKGKSYRGEIKHIANKFFISNTDASTAVVSDEGGNDRRRNIAVFASAELGWKSALYLTLTGRNDWASQLVNSDEESIFYPSVGVSAVITELLSPETKNKLYPYLGFAKIRASFTEVGSPISVTGITPGTITKKIEGGSIKANDFYPLTAPLKAERTRSFEVGISTKWLKNRLSLDVTAYKSNTYNQLLLAGLPKSSGYQTMYVQAGNVENKGLEVALGYNQEVADFNFGTSLTATANQNKIIRLASGIPNPFDASSPIDIKEMTVGNFYLREGGSIGDIYANNWIKRDKYGLVDISSGTIATEATEPYMLGSVNPDWLLGWQGNLGYKNLSLNFLFKARLGGVVVSKTQQILDYYGVSKASADARDLGYAQLGSFKVNPRAYYNAINALDAYYTYSATNVRLQEVSLTYSFPKQALGKTFSDLSISLIGNNLWMIYNKAPFDPELTSTTGTFGQGYDYFMLPSLRSYGLSVKIGF from the coding sequence ATGATAGATTTGCTAAGTAGATCTAACAGCAAGGGCAAATTGGGTAAATTTTTACTTATAGCTCTTGCGTGCGGACTTTGGGCAGATGCTGTTTATGCCAAGGCAGAGATAACATCGGTCAGAGAAGTTGTAGAGCAACAAACCAAAAAAGTAAGCGGTACGGTAACCGATGAGTCTGGACAGCCCTTGCCAGGTGTGAGTGTTTTTATTAAAGGAACTCAGCGAGGGATTACTACTGACTTTGATGGCAACTACCAGATTCAAGCTTCACAAGGAGAAATGCTTGTTTTCAGTTATGTAGGGTTTGTTACTCAAGAAAAAATTGTTTCTAGCACTGGAAACGAACTCGTAATTAATATTTCATTAAAAGAAGAAACACAGCAATTAGAACAAGTAGTAGTAACTGCTTTAGGTATTAAACGCCAAGAAAAAGCACTGAGTTATAATGTTCAACAAGTAAAGTCAGAAGAACTTACTCGTGTAAAAGATGCTAACTTTGTTAATAGCCTTAACGGAAAAGTGGCTGGGGTAAATATTCAAAAAAGTTCTTCGGGAGTAGGGGGGCAAACTAAGGTGGTGATGCGAGGAGCAAAATCCATTTTAGGAGGAAATAATGTTCTTTATGTCATTGATGGTGTTCCAATGGGGGAAAATACCAACAGGGAGCGTGGTGATCAAAAGTTTGGAACTCCAGCTTCTTCTGAAGGAATTGCGGATTTCAACTCTGAAGATATTGAAAGTATTTCTGTACTTACGGGACCTTCGGCAGCTGCTTTGTATGGTGCTGCAGCCGCTAACGGTGTTATTCTGATTAACACTAAAAAAGGAAAAGAAGGAAAAATGAAAGTAAATCTTTCTTCTTCAGTAGAGTTTTCTAATCCATTGATTTTGCCTGAATTTCAGAATACATACGGAACAAGCGATTTGTTTTTCTCTTGGGGTGATAAATTAGATACTCCTTCTTCTCTTGATCCTAAGAAATTTTTTAATGTAGGAACAACTTACAATAACGCTCTGAATTTCTCTGTAGGAAATAAGCAAAATCAAACTTTTGTTTCTGCTGCTTCTATTACTTCAGAAGGAATCGTTTCCAACAATCAGTACAGAAGACACAATGTGCTTATTCGTAATACCTCTTCTTTTTTAGATGATAAATTAGAGTTAGATGTATCAGCGAGCTATGTTCGTCAATTTGAGAAAAATATGATTTCATTTGGAGAATATTTTAACCCAATAGTGGGTGTGTATTTATTCCCTAGAGGAGAAAATTTTGACTGGATGAAATCATTCGAATTGTACGATATGGAAAAAGGGTACAACGCTATTCAGAATCGTATCCCTGGAGATCTGGGAAAAGATATTCAAAATCCTTATTGGATAATGTATAGGAATGTTCGTCCTAAAGTTAGAGATCGTTATATGTTCTCAGGACAATTGAAGTATAATATATTTAAGAACCTAAATATAGCTGGGCGTGTACGTTTGGACAATACGTATTCAAAATCAGAAGACAAACGATACGCAGGTACTTTGGGAGCTTTTGCCAAAGAGAAAGGGCGTTATGCATATTCACAAGGAACATTTAAGCAAAAATATGCAGACTTGATAATGAATTACAACACAAGTTTTGCAGATGATTTTAACTTGGTTGTAAATGCGGGTACTTCATTTGAGGATTACGATAATAAGGGTAAATCATATAGAGGTGAAATAAAACATATTGCTAATAAATTCTTCATTTCTAATACTGATGCAAGTACCGCAGTAGTTTCCGATGAAGGAGGAAATGATAGACGTAGAAACATTGCTGTTTTTGCATCTGCAGAATTAGGTTGGAAATCAGCTCTTTATTTAACGCTTACAGGGCGTAATGATTGGGCTTCTCAATTGGTAAATAGTGATGAAGAAAGCATTTTCTATCCATCAGTAGGTGTTTCTGCTGTCATTACAGAGTTACTGTCTCCTGAAACTAAAAATAAATTGTATCCATACTTAGGTTTTGCTAAAATTAGAGCTTCATTTACAGAGGTTGGTTCTCCTATAAGCGTAACAGGGATTACTCCAGGAACAATAACTAAAAAAATTGAAGGAGGAAGTATAAAGGCAAATGATTTTTATCCTTTAACAGCACCTTTGAAAGCTGAAAGGACTCGCTCTTTTGAAGTAGGGATTAGTACTAAATGGTTAAAAAATAGACTTTCTTTAGATGTAACAGCTTATAAATCCAACACTTATAATCAGTTATTATTAGCTGGATTACCAAAAAGTTCTGGATATCAGACAATGTACGTCCAAGCAGGAAATGTAGAAAACAAAGGTTTAGAGGTTGCTTTAGGGTATAACCAAGAAGTAGCAGATTTCAATTTTGGTACAAGTTTGACAGCTACAGCAAACCAAAATAAAATCATTCGATTGGCTTCAGGAATACCTAATCCATTTGATGCATCATCTCCTATTGATATAAAAGAAATGACAGTAGGTAATTTCTACTTGAGAGAAGGAGGTAGTATTGGGGATATTTATGCAAATAATTGGATTAAAAGAGATAAATATGGATTGGTTGATATTTCCAGTGGAACAATTGCTACTGAAGCAACTGAGCCTTATATGCTAGGTTCTGTAAATCCTGATTGGCTATTGGGTTGGCAAGGAAACTTAGGATATAAAAATTTATCTTTAAACTTTTTATTTAAAGCTAGATTGGGTGGAGTTGTTGTGTCAAAAACCCAGCAAATTTTAGATTATTATGGAGTTTCAAAGGCGAGTGCTGATGCACGTGATTTGGGATATGCTCAATTAGGAAGTTTTAAAGTGAACCCAAGAGCTTATTACAATGCAATCAATGCTTTAGATGCTTATTATACCTATTCAGCAACAAATGTTCGCTTACAAGAAGTGAGCCTTACATATAGTTTCCCTAAACAAGCATTAGGAAAGACGTTTTCTGATTTGAGCATTTCATTGATAGGGAATAATTTATGGATGATTTATAACAAAGCCCCTTTCGATCCTGAACTGACTTCGACAACAGGTACATTCGGTCAAGGATATGACTATTTTATGCTTCCAAGTTTAAGAAGCTATGGATTAAGTGTAAAAATCGGATTTTAA